One window of Lytechinus variegatus isolate NC3 chromosome 2, Lvar_3.0, whole genome shotgun sequence genomic DNA carries:
- the LOC121409668 gene encoding galanin receptor 2a-like codes for METHTELKPKQVEMEKNVSLAEESYSTVYDYEVGLTDAAFTQTQDTDDRFGGKDVSSPDGSTTEGQTRVNGSAPDHVEQTCDRWVWNPIRWRLAECVQIVISVFGITGNILVITVLAKRNSTLRSMDTLVATLAVADLFSSVFIFPIPTSKFLPNTIFGVLYCKLIDSLFFLFVGLTTSSYILMAIGIERYLAISSPFKHILIFTSRNTKILICSVWLFAGVLSNLFVPFVFVLTPECTCLHHVVPSLILSVGIYNYTVTVLIPVSSLVIVQTLTAYSLHTQRLITKKAQIQKNAKPSFHVVARNRIIKLMLVVVGIYIICFFPNQTALVLLNVGLLPISFIWSPLSSGLINLMFLNSCINPIIYTIRYPPFRDAVKDLLCGITSSSQNAPLFGQKSEQSTKGQVNGESHDV; via the coding sequence ATGGAAACCCACACCGAATTGAAACCGAAGCAAGTGGAGATGGAAAAGAATGTGAGTCTTGCAGAGGAATCCTACTCAACGGTATATGATTATGAAGTCGGCCTAACAGATGCTGCATTCACACAGACACAGGATACTGATGACAGGTTTGGCGGAAAAGATGTCTCCAGTCCTGATGGCTCTACTACCGAAGGACAAACTCGAGTCAACGGCAGTGCACCTGACCACGTTGAGCAAACCTGCGATCGATGGGTATGGAATCCTATAAGATGGCGGTTAGCAGAATGCGTCCAGATAGTAATATCTGTGTTTGGCATCACTGGTAATATTTTGGTCATTACAGTCCTAGCGAAACGTAACAGCACCTTGCGTTCGATGGACACCCTAGTTGCAACACTTGCGGTTGCTGATCTCTTCAGCTCAGTATTTATTTTCCCGATTCCAACCAGTAAGTTCTTGCCTAACACTATATTTGGTGTACTCTACTGCAAACTGATCGattccctgttttttttatttgttggtCTCACCACATCTTCATATATCCTGATGGCGATCGGCATTGAACGATACTTAGCCATATCATCTCCATTCAAGCATATTCTTATCTTCACTTCCAGAAACACCAAGATTCTCATTTGCTCTGTATGGCTTTTTGCCGGTGTTTTGTCCAACCTCTTCGTACCTTTCGTATTTGTCCTTACCCCAGAGTGCACATGTCTCCACCACGTAGTTCCGAGTCTCATTCTGTCAGTTGGAATATACAATTACACCGTGACAGTGTTGATTCCTGTTTCCTCTCTGGTCATCGTGCAAACCCTGACGGCATACTCCCTTCACACACAACGGTTGATCACCAAAAAAGCACAGATCCAGAAGAATGCCAAACCATCTTTTCACGTAGTCGCCCGCAACAGAATCATCAAGCTGATGTTAGTCGTTGTCGGTATCTACATCATCTGTTTCTTTCCAAACCAGACAGCGTTAGTCTTGCTTAATGTGGGTTTGCTGCCTATCTCCTTCATCTGGAGCCCTCTAAGTTCTGGTTTGATTAACCTGATGTTCCTGAATTCCTGTATCAACCCAATCATCTATACCATCAGGTATCCACCTTTCCGTGATGCTGTCAAGGATCTACTGTGCGGTATCACCTCATCCTCACAAAACGCTCCGCTCTTTGGTCAAAAGTCCGAGCAGTCAACTAAAGGGCAAGTGAATGGAGAATCGCATGATGTTTGA